One Malassezia vespertilionis chromosome 6, complete sequence genomic window, GGAGGGCGCTGGGATCGCGTCATGTCCTTGTGCCGGCAGCCGGACCCAGGGCTGAGCTGCCGTGTCCATTTCCGAAtggcgcgcacacgcttctgctgctgcttttGCCTCGTTCCGATTCTTTGCATCGgtgacgagcgcgacagTGGTCAAGTCCCATGCAAACTTTAGCTGCAGTTTTCCGCCAAAAAAATCCGTATTATTTAGGGCATCATTGGCAGCAATGCAAGCGCGACTATCCCAGTATTCCACAAACTGAGTATGGTCCTGATTTTTGTACTTTCTCATATCCCGAATGTCGCCAAACTGCCCAAAgtgtgcgcgaagcgcgtCGTCTGCAATAGGTTCCTGTGCATCTCTGACCAACAAAAAAAGTGTGCCCTGATTCTTCTCGCGGTCACAATGCTGCTGCTGATCCTCTTCCTTGGGAAGACTGTAATGCACATCGATGGTTCGCCCAAAAAAGGATCTACGATGCATCGTCGTTTTCGCCTTCTCTGCAGCACGGATGTCAAAATATGTAACAAACAAAAGCCCACGTCGATGAATCAAATCAAACCACGTCTTTATCTCACCAAACGAAGCAAACTCGGATCTAAATTCGTGGCTGCCCACTTCGAATGCAATGTTGCGCACAAACAGCGTGCGACACGGCTTGCTGTCCTCCGGCCGCTCGGCATTTGGGTCTGGCTGATACACGCTTTTCGCGGGACGGTTCCTTGGCACACGCCCATTTCCCCGGCCGCCGCGACCGCCTCGCCCATAACCTTTTCCACGACGTTCCTCGTGCGCAAAAGTCTGCGGAGAATGCACGGCCGGAACGGGCGAATACGGTTGCGCTGGTGACGCTCCGCCGTACGGAGGAAATGACCATGGCATCGGCATTCCTCCATACATGGGCGCCTGCGGATGAAAGGCATCTGTCGTCAGCAGTGTTTGTGCGTACACACCTGAAGAATACATAGGGTTATAAGGGCGGTGCTCTGGCACGCCGGGCATCATAGGCATTCCAGCCCATGGCGGCATAAAACTGACACCGttcggtgcaggcgcagcgtacTGCATGAAACCGGAGTGCAGATCTGCagtgcttgcagcgcctccgCGTTGCATAGCTCgtccgccgcggccacgCCGGTTCAGTCGTCCCCTTTGGGAAGAGTCTTCGTATCCCCCATAAGGATGCTGACGTTTCATGTCAATTATGTGGTATAACGTGTGCCTttgcaaaaaaaaaaagccTTTGTCGGAACAACGCCGAGTTCGATCTTTTGGCGTTGGCCCCGGAAACCAATGGACGCGCCGCGTAGCTGGCGTCGGGCTGGGCTGTATATTATGTAATACAATGCGTCGCTGGGACCGATCGTCGAGGCAACGCTCCTGTCGACCAGAATGAGTGGAATTGTGAGCTTCAAACTTGTTCTGCTGGGTACGTGGATGCGGGGATTTTGTGAGCTTACATGACAGGAGAGTCGTCTGTGGGAAAGTCGAGGTACGCGGGGCTGAGTAGTCGTTATTAACAGCcagcatcgcgctgcgctttgtCAAGGACCAATTCGATGATTTCCGCGAGAGCACGATTGGAGGTGTGTTTGGCGCTACCAGCTAACGTCAGCTGCATTCCTTACGCAGACAGTGCGTCGTGATGAGGATACGACTGTAAAGTTGGAAATTTGGTACGTGCCTGCAGCCAAACTCATTGCAGGGATACCGCTGGGCAAGAGCGATACAAATCGCTGGCACCGATGTACTACCGAAATGCACACTGTGCAATTGTCGTGTACGATATTACAGAAGAGGTATGGCGTTATTTTCTCGGCTCACTAACCCGCAGGAATCGCTCGAGAAAGCAAAAGGCTGGATCCGCGAGCTCCAGCGCCACGCCGATGCCAACATTGTGATTGCGCTTGTCGGGAACAAGCTCGACCTGGGAGATACACGGCGTATGATCTCGACCGAAGATGGCGCCAAATATGCCGAGTCTGAGGGTCTCATGTTCATGGAGACATCGGCCAAGACACCGACAAATATCACCGAGCTCTTCGATGCGATTACAAAAAAACTGCCTTTGGACCGTGGGatgggcgcggcacagAAGCGGCAGGCGGGCACGAATGCAGCTGCCGCTACACAGCAGGGCCGTGGCACTGCACCTGTGCAGCTGAATGCTGCGCCACCGAGGCAGGAAGACGCTTGTGGTTGCTAAATAGAATACCGCTATCCCAACTCGAATCCCAGCAGCAGGTTATCGATAATGCGTGTGCATGGTTGCTTGTCGCTTGCATCGTTACGGATCCATAGTGCACCGCTCAggatcgcgctgcgcgctgaAAACGAATCTTGATCCAGTGGCGCCAGAGTCGAGGGATCGTTGAGCAAGAGATAGtcaagcgcgacgctcgcaTGTGCAGTATCCGACTGTGCGGTAAGTGTGGCGTTTCCTAGTTCAACGACCCGCGTCGCCGTGTCCAAAgttgtgcgcacgcgcgcggcagtaGACACGGATGGATCTGCGAGCAGTGCCTCCCACGTCTGCTTGCCGGCGGAAAGTGCCTTGtaaagcagcggcgcggcggcgcggccttGCGCATTCAGGTATGCATTCCGGCTGCTCAGTGCGACATGGTCAGCTGGATCGCGCGCTGTAGGAAGGACGCGCACATtgtgtgcgccgtgcggatAGCGGAATAGCAGGTCGTCTGTCAGCCGGCGGATCACGATCGCTTGCTGGATATCTTTCTGACCAAAGTAGGCCTTGTCTGGCATGACGATGTTGAATAGCTTGGTGACCACCGTCGCAACGCCGCGAAAAAATGTCGGCCGCGTTTGTCCTTCCATTTGGTGCGAAAGGCCTTTGACTTCTACAAAAGCGCCGACCTGCTGAGCCACTTCCTGGGTGAATCCATGCGGGTACACATCTTTTACCGTGGGAATGAGCACCGCAAGACGGCCTCGCGTTTTCGCTTTCGCTTCTcgggcgtgcagctgcgcaaggtcGCTGTCGAGCGTGCGGGGATAGTCGGCCAGATCTTCGTGAGGCGCAAACTGTGCGGGATTAACAAAGACGGACACAATCGTCATGTCGTTCTCCGCGAGGGATGCGTCGACAAGACTCAAGTGTCCTTCGTGCAGTGCGCCCATCGTCGGAACGAATCCAACGGACTGCCCTTGGCGAATAGATTCATCGCGCCATGCCCGATACGGCACTACACCGTCAAATACGCGAACCGGGTTCATAGCTAAGGAGCTGTACGGTCTtatcgtcgcgcgcagagGTATACGCGCGACGGAAGAAAGGCGTTGTAGCGGTGGAGTGCGCATGCAACAATGACCTCCACATTGCGCGCACACACTTGTTTTCCTTTGCTTTGTCGCGAGCATGACGGAACTGTTCGACCCCTGGGAGAAAGCTCGTAAATTCAAGTACTCAGGCACGATACGTGCGCTCTATCCCCTGAGCCCTAAGACCAAGATGCCTTCTTCGATCAAGCGGCCAAATTATGGACGCGAAGCCGTATGTCATACGTCAAACCATGTACTAACTGCAGCTATTTCCGTCCCGCAAAATACGTGTAAACTCGCCCGATGACCAGGAGGGTGTGCGTGTTGTGGCCCAGGTGTGTATCTGCATTCTCATCTGACTGTTAGCTCGCGCGTGAGGCACTCGAGGAAGTTGCTGCGATTGTGCGGCCAGGGATAACCAccgacgagctcgaccGTGCGCTCGTGGCGGCAGCTGTGAAGCGGGGCTGCTACCCGAGCCCGCTCGGATACCATGGATTTCCCAAGAGCGTGTGCACGTGCGTATTTGACATGTACTGACGCACAGCTCGTTGAATGAAGTCATTTGCCACGGAATTCCAGATCAGCGCGCGTTGCTCGACGGCGATATTCTCAACATTGGTACGTCCGCCGATGCGCTGACCTCAGATGTGACGCTTTATCATAACGGTATGTACTAGCGATTGCTGACCACAGGGTTCCACGGCGACTTGTATGTTTCTACGCACAATTAACCCTAGGAACGCAACGTACCCTGTCGGCGACTCGGCGCGAGCGAACGAGACAAACATGCGCCTGACCCATACCGCGCGGTACGCACACGGTCGAGCGCTAACGCCAGCACGTGTCTCGATGCGGCGATTGCCATCTGTGGCCCAGGGATGCCGTACGCAGAGATTGGCCATGTGATCAACCCCATTGCGGAAAAGAACGGCTGCGTGGTAGTGCGCGACTACACTGGCCACGGCATCGGTCGCGTTTTCCACGGGCCGCCGAGCATATTCCATTATCCAACCAAAAAGGTACGTATGCATGCATTCGCTCACACTAGGCCTATGGAATCATGCAGCCCGGACATGTACGTTTTTTGCCCACAACTCACCGCAGATTTTCACGTACGCGACTTGCAACACTAACAGCAGTATTGAACCAATGATCAACCTGGGAACGGAGCTACGGAACATCGAGTGGCCGGACAACTGGACCATCGCGACTGCCGATGGAAGCTAttctgctgctgcagaAGAGACATTGCTCATCACTGAAGACGGTGTCGAGATCCTCACCGCAAAAGGCGGCCCCCAGCGTCTGGACACGACCGCGGCACGCGAGCGCCAAATGgaggcgcgtcgtgcgcgcaaaTAGTCACGTGATATTACCGGCCGACATAGAAGCGAGCAGTGCCGTGATTTCTCAGCCACCATCGTTCAGTGTGTGTAGTGCGGACGAGGACTAACGCAAAGAATCATGGTTCTCGGTACAGTTCCCCCAATTACCGGCATGCTCCGCAAGAAGCTTTTCTTCGACCTTACCCTGAGTCTGGGTAGTGGTATGATTTTCGCCATGGGATTCTGGTGCGTTGCTTTTTGCACTTCGTTGCTGACACTAGGTATGGCATCCACGTACCCCGCTCTCGCATCCGTGCGTAACCATTCTCTGCATCCACTAACATACAGGTGACCAATACTACGCGAACCTCTCGGAAAAGAAACAAGCCGAGGAGGGCGGAAGTGTCGAGATAAAGGTTTAACCTTAGCATCTAATATACATCCCTCTCATTACCAACATTCTTCCTGCCATCGGCGCTCGCTTTCCAGTACAGAAAAAAAGCGCTGAGCCTGTTCATTTTCCATATGCCCGTGTGTGACAAACACGTCTTGAATCGCCTGCCGAACCTGTTCCGGCATGCGTCCAGATGATCTGGTGTCAGAGTGTGCAAATTACGTACCCGCACAAGTATGCCATcccgcggcgcaagccaAGGATCTCCCAGACCAGTGCAccttgctcgcgcagcacatctTGCACATAGACTTTTTGCTCGTGATCGCGACTCGCCGCAATAAAATGGACGAGCTCTTGGCGAAGTTCTCGATCCTTGTCAGCCAATGGCATGTCTGCGGTTCCTAGCATCATATTCCATGTACTTGGAATGCGGCCTTGTacgagcgccgcccatTCCGTATGAAACAGACAGTCCCGGTCCTTGTAGCGACAGCCAGTGAGCACGACATTGTCGAGCTCCGgcggctgcgcgacgaTACGCTCCTGTATGATCGatcgcagcggcgcaattCCTGTGCCAGGGCCAATGGCAAGCACGGGCATCGGGGTTGCAGGCATGAGCAATGTTCCTTTGAGGAtccgcagcggcaccaCGGAGCCCACCGGTAATTGCTTCAGCCATTGACTGCACACGCCTTGACGTGGTTTTTGCAGGCGTGTCTTGTACTCGACTAATGCGGCGACCAGCTGAATGCGATGGGCAAATACCTAGAATTAGTGTGCATAGAACGTACCGAAGGAGCGCTTGCAATGCTGTACTGACGTTCGCGCATGAGCGGGAAAAGTTCCATGACGCAGTTTATTGGGATATCCAGGCTCTTGAATTCGTGCAGCACTTCTGCCATCGTGCGTCGTACACGCTGCGCATATTCGTACATATCCTCTGTGCCTTCACCTGGCTGCAAGAATTCTGTCAATTTCTCGTGCTCAAGGTGATCCGGCGGCGAAAAATGCTGAATTGCCTCAAAAaatgagcggcgcggcacggaAAAAGGGTCCAGAAAGTCGGTCAGAAGCTTGCGCAGTGTAAGGCGTCCGGATGCATTCTCCCGCGAAAGCATGGGCGGAAGCGGCCGCGCTGGTGTTGTGTTGGTGAGCGTGAGTAGACGATCCGCCTGGTCAGTCCAGTGGAGCCTTTGCAAGAGGTGTGCTACATCTTCTGCATTGTTCTGAGGGAATAAGCATACGACGTCGCCAGCTTGGTATGCAGGTAGCACAGTCTCGGGAGGCAAATCAAGCTCAAAAAGGCGCACATCCTGCCAGTGGTCTGCCGCAGTCATGCGCTCATTCTTGACGACGGTGGCATACATGCCCTCAAActctgcatcgtgctcGGCGGTATACGGTGTGCCAATCTGTACTTGGATTCGTGGGGGAAGTGGGATGTTGGGAGGTATGATCTGCATCCCTGGTGGAAGCGGCATGGCCGATTCCAAATGATTTTCGAGCTGCTCCGCCCATGGGAGAAACGCGCCGTCGATGCTGTCTGTTTAGTGTTCAGTAAATACGTACCCCAGATAGTGCTGGTCATCTGCCTCACCATCTTCAAACCATAGATGCGCACCAAGCCCTTTCATCCGCGCAGTCAGCAAACGTGCCGCCCGGCAGAAGCGCTTGTAAGTTGAATCGCCAAGCCCGAACGTGGTGAACGTCACATCAGATAAGATATCCACTGGCAGGTTCTTGCGCAATAAGAAACGCCAAAATGGACGCGCATTAGGCGGAAACTCGCCATTTCCTGAGGTCGCAACAACAAAAATGAGGTACGTTTCCGAGATAAGGTCCATCTTGTCGTAGTCGGCTACATTGTACAGGCGCACTTGGATGGCGCGCCGATATGCGATGCGGGCAATTCGCTCAGCGACTTCTTCTGCATTGCCCGTCTCGGTCGCGTATAGGATTGTAAGTTCACGCTGTGGCActgtgtgcggcgcttcaTCTGCACCGAGCATACCCGACTGCATGCGCCTTGATGGAGCGCCGCCGGAAGGAATCAATGCTTTTTTAAAGCACCTCCCTCCACAAGGCAGATTGGTCCATTTGGCCAgatttgcagcgcgaaaaTTAGCAGACTACAAAAACAGTACAGGACGATTATTTGAGCATCTTGCCGTCGGCCCACTCCCTACCGTCAATGACAGCCTCCCATGCAAGCATGTCCTCAAAAAACTTCTTTTCCTCGGGCTTGCTCAGTTCGAGCGGCGTCACATCGTAGCTCTCGATATCCGGAGCGCAGCTGAGCACAGGAACCCAGTCCTTGCCACGGACCATGACGACACCGGAAATGGTGCTGTCGTTGGCCTTGCCAAACACACCGGCAGTGCCCATAGCGTACTTGCGGCAGCCCTCGAGACGGGTGAAGAAGCCGCCAATCTGGTTAGCGCTCATGAACACCTGCGTGAGCTCGTCGTTGTACTTGAAGTCGAAGCGCCAGATGCTGTAGCCATCGGCATCGAAGTGCTCGTAAAACCAGGggagcgccttggcacgcGTATCCTCGTTGGAATATACGCGCTTCCAGTCCTCCAGGTTAAAAGTAGACTTTGGTAACGCATCCAGCGGGTTCTTGGGCTTTGCGACGGGCTTCTCTTCATCGTcgtctgcagcagcaggagcagcagccgcagcaGGAGCAGCAGTTTCCTTGGGCTTCTCGGGCTTCTTCTCCTTCTTCGGGGGGACGAACTTGGCGTCCTCCTTAGCAAACGGAATAGGCGTGGTGAACACGCCGCTGAGCGCACGCTGATTCACTATCAACTGCACATAGCGGAGAGTGTGAGGGTACTTGGCACGCGAAgcctcgccaagcagctcggTGAAGACAGCGTATACGTTGGCTGCTACTGTCAAATCCGCGCTCGTGAGGCGGTGGCCAACGACAAACGtctgcgcggcaaggtgcTGCTCGAGTTCGGTAAGGCCATGCTGAAGAAGTGCAGAAGCACGCTGCTCAGCAGTCTTATTGTAAGGGACGTCACCGTTGAAGAGGCTGTGCAAGTCAGAGAGTGGCATGAAGATTTCGTTGTCGGCAAAGTTGATCCACTGGTCGACCTTGGCCTGCGATTTGAGATCGGTGCCATTAAGCTGATTGTTGTCCGAAAGAGCGGCGACTGTTGGTTAGCATATGTGCACTTGGAAAAGTGTTGGTGTGTGTATGCATGTATCAGCCAAAAACCACAATGTGCAGGAGCACAACCCTCGACACATAACATTAAGCCAGGGATAACTGAATTATAGACATCCTTTGCATGCATACACACACATTGCCACAATACGTACTATACTTGAcaatcgcgcgcgactCGGTCAGCACGAAGCCGTCGGTGCCCTCGAACTTGGAGACGAGGTTCTCGGGCTtaccagcgccagcgctcgGCTGCGCAGGCACAATGTCGACTGCGAGGCCGTTGGCCTTTGtagcagcagcgcatcgcgtgGTCCTAGGGTCTGCAGAGTCGCCGAAGAGCTTTCCAATGGAAGACATGACAATTGTCGTGGGTCAACCTACACGTCTTTTTCTTTCCTTTTTTTTTGCAGCAAGGTCATCAATGCCacgtgcgcaaacgctgcgAGGTGATCGGGCCGACGCGTATCCAATCCTTTCTTGGAATCGTCACCATGTCGCGCAGGTACGATTCGAGGACAACGACATTCTCTCCTGAGGGGCGCCTGTACCAGGTTGAGTATGCGATGGAGGCCATTTCACATGCAGGCACCGTCATCGGCATTCTTGCCAAGGACGGTGTggtgcttgccgcggaGAAGAAGGTGACgagcaagctgctcgagcaagacAAGAGCTCCGAAAAAATCTTTCAACTCAGCGGCAACGTACTTACCGGTGTAGCTGGGCTGACAGCTGATGCAAACTCGCTGGTGAACTATGCGCGGAATGCCGCACAAAACTTCCTTGTCTCATACGACGACGAAATGCctgtcgagcagctcgtaCAGCGGGTGTGCGACCTAAAGCAAGGATACACACAGTTTGGTGGCCTGCGTCCATTTGGTGTATCTTTTCTGTACGCGGGGTATGACCCTCACCACCGCTTCCAGCTGTACCAATCGGACCCCTCGGGGAACTACTCTGGCTGGAAGGCGAGCTGCATTGGGGTGAACAACGGCACAGCAACTAGCCTGCTGAAACAGGAATACAAGGAAGATATGAATatgcaagaggcgctcggcatgGCTGCGCGGACGCTGAGCAAGACGATGGACACGACATCTATGGAAAGTGACAAGCTCGAATTTGCCGTGCTCACTCTGGGCTCGAACGAGCACGTCCAACCGCATATCCTGACCCCCGCTGAGATCGatgctgtgcttgcgcgggAAAAGCTTTCCAAGTCGGAGACGGacggcgcgatgcgtgTAGATGCATAGACACATTTCGAAATTTACTACCTGACTATCGCCGAATGCCCTGGGGGCGTGGCGGAATTCGCCCTCGTCTGTTTTGTGCTGCGTGTTAGTGCTGCGGAAACGTACCGCGTAGGATTGTTGCGCGgccgcgtgcgcttccAATGCCGCGACCCTTCATCGCGTTCGGGCCAACACGCTTGAACAtgggcgcttgctgcagcataTCCGGGACAGCCATAAACCGAATCATATTCCCACGAATGTATACACTGTTGAGATGCGTCTGCTTcccatcgcgcgccgtcaCGGCGACATCCTTCATTGTCACATTGAAGTTGTCCTCAGCTGTTGTGAGCTCGTCCAGACGCACATACCATCAAAAAGGCGACCACGGTAGTTCGCGCCACCCTTGAGCTCGATCGTCACAATGTGGCCGACCGCCTCATGGAGGAGCTTCACCGGAATTCCTACAGTGCCCATGGCGCGAATGGAAGCTGCGATTTCCTGCGTCGCATAAAACTCACGTGACGCACGCGGCGCCTTGCACGCATGTTTACCGG contains:
- a CDS encoding uncharacterized protein (COG:A; EggNog:ENOG503P34P), with product MQYAAPAPNGVSFMPPWAGMPMMPGVPEHRPYNPMYSSGVYAQTLLTTDAFHPQAPMYGGMPMPWSFPPYGGASPAQPYSPVPAVHSPQTFAHEERRGKGYGRGGRGGRGNGRVPRNRPAKSVYQPDPNAERPEDSKPCRTLFVRNIAFEVGSHEFRSEFASFGEIKTWFDLIHRRGLLFVTYFDIRAAEKAKTTMHRRSFFGRTIDVHYSLPKEEDQQQHCDREKNQGTLFLLVRDAQEPIADDALRAHFGQFGDIRDMRKYKNQDHTQFVEYWDSRACIAANDALNNTDFFGGKLQLKFAWDLTTVALVTDAKNRNEAKAAAEACARHSEMDTAAQPWVRLPAQGHDAIPAPSEDRLEQAQKVQQLLASLHTHPPTAEHDPERAAHMAQDEPACFSPDSPKHAKDAQVQRETQDAQSALADSLAPLEIPAETPVS
- the YPT52 gene encoding GTP-binding protein of the rab/ypt (EggNog:ENOG503NVI3; COG:U); amino-acid sequence: MTGESSVGKSSIALRFVKDQFDDFRESTIGAAFLTQTVRRDEDTTVKLEIWYVPAAKLIAGIPLGKSDTNRWHRCTTEMHTESLEKAKGWIRELQRHADANIVIALVGNKLDLGDTRRMISTEDGAKYAESEGLMFMETSAKTPTNITELFDAITKKLPLDRGMGAAQKRQAGTNAAAATQQGRGTAPVQLNAAPPRQEDACGC
- the pan6 gene encoding pantoate--beta-alanine ligase (AMP-forming) (EggNog:ENOG503NV6K; COG:H) is translated as MNPVRVFDGVVPYRAWRDESIRQGQSVGFVPTMGALHEGHLSLVDASLAENDMTIVSVFVNPAQFAPHEDLADYPRTLDSDLAQLHAREAKAKTRGRLAVLIPTVKDVYPHGFTQEVAQQVGAFVEVKGLSHQMEGQTRPTFFRGVATVVTKLFNIVMPDKAYFGQKDIQQAIVIRRLTDDLLFRYPHGAHNVRVLPTARDPADHVALSSRNAYLNAQGRAAAPLLYKALSAGKQTWEALLADPSVSTAARVRTTLDTATRVVELGNATLTAQSDTAHASVALDYLLLNDPSTLAPLDQDSFSARSAILSGALWIRNDASDKQPCTRIIDNLLLGFELG
- the fma1 gene encoding methionyl aminopeptidase (COG:O; MEROPS:MER0001342; EggNog:ENOG503NUS5), producing the protein MTELFDPWEKARKFKYSGTIRALYPLSPKTKMPSSIKRPNYGREAEGVRVVAQLAREALEEVAAIVRPGITTDELDRALVAAAVKRGCYPSPLGYHGFPKSVCTSLNEVICHGIPDQRALLDGDILNIDVTLYHNGFHGDLNATYPVGDSARANETNMRLTHTARTCLDAAIAICGPGMPYAEIGHVINPIAEKNGCVVVRDYTGHGIGRVFHGPPSIFHYPTKKAYGIMQPGHIFTYATCNTNSSIEPMINLGTELRNIEWPDNWTIATADGSYSAAAEETLLITEDGVEILTAKGGPQRLDTTAARERQMEARRARK
- the TAH18_2 gene encoding NAPDH-dependent diflavin reductase (COG:C; EggNog:ENOG503NUCM; BUSCO:EOG09261QR5) — encoded protein: MQSGMLGADEAPHTVPQRELTILYATETGNAEEVAERIARIAYRRAIQVRLYNVADYDKMDLISETYLIFVVATSGNGEFPPNARPFWRFLLRKNLPVDILSDVTFTTFGLGDSTYKRFCRAARLLTARMKGLGAHLWFEDGEADDQHYLGIDGAFLPWAEQLENHLESAMPLPPGMQIIPPNIPLPPRIQVQIGTPYTAEHDAEFEGMYATVVKNERMTAADHWQDVRLFELDLPPETVLPAYQAGDVVCLFPQNNAEDVAHLLQRLHWTDQADRLLTLTNTTPARPLPPMLSRENASGRLTLRKLLTDFLDPFSVPRRSFFEAIQHFSPPDHLEHEKLTEFLQPGEGTEDMYEYAQRVRRTMAEVLHEFKSLDIPINCVMELFPLMRERQYSIASAPSVFAHRIQLVAALVEYKTRLQKPRQGVCSQWLKQLPVGSVVPLRILKGTLLMPATPMPVLAIGPGTGIAPLRSIIQERIVAQPPELDNVVLTGCRYKDRDCLFHTEWAALVQGRIPSTWNMMLGTADMPLADKDRELRQELVHFIAASRDHEQKVYVQDVLREQGALVWEILGLRRGMAYLCGYVICTL
- a CDS encoding uncharacterized protein (COG:J; EggNog:ENOG503NUBV), which produces MSSIGKLFGDSADPRTTRCAAATKANGLAVDIVPAQPSAGAGKPENLVSKFEGTDGFVLTESRAIVKYIAALSDNNQLNGTDLKSQAKVDQWINFADNEIFMPLSDLHSLFNGDVPYNKTAEQRASALLQHGLTELEQHLAAQTFVVGHRLTSADLTVAANVYAVFTELLGEASRAKYPHTLRYVQLIVNQRALSGVFTTPIPFAKEDAKFVPPKKEKKPEKPKETAAPAAAAAPAAADDDEEKPVAKPKNPLDALPKSTFNLEDWKRVYSNEDTRAKALPWFYEHFDADGYSIWRFDFKYNDELTQVFMSANQIGGFFTRLEGCRKYAMGTAGVFGKANDSTISGVVMVRGKDWVPVLSCAPDIESYDVTPLELSKPEEKKFFEDMLAWEAVIDGREWADGKMLK
- the PRE9 gene encoding proteasome endopeptidase complex (COG:O; MEROPS:MER0000554; EggNog:ENOG503NVH4) — protein: MSRRYDSRTTTFSPEGRLYQVEYAMEAISHAGTVIGILAKDGVVLAAEKKVTSKLLEQDKSSEKIFQLSGNVLTGVAGLTADANSLVNYARNAAQNFLVSYDDEMPVEQLVQRVCDLKQGYTQFGGLRPFGVSFLYAGYDPHHRFQLYQSDPSGNYSGWKASCIGVNNGTATSLLKQEYKEDMNMQEALGMAARTLSKTMDTTSMESDKLEFAVLTLGSNEHVQPHILTPAEIDAVLAREKLSKSETDGAMRVDA
- the PBP2_2 gene encoding PAB1 binding protein (COG:A; EggNog:ENOG503NYWM), yielding MGTVGIPVKLLHEAVGHIVTIELKGGANYRGRLFDAEDNFNVTMKDVAVTARDGKQTHLNSVYIRGNMIRFMAVPDMLQQAPMFKRVGPNAMKGRGIGSARGRATILRGTFPQH